The Sulfurospirillum tamanense DNA segment CCCGATGCCCAGCATGAGCCCAACGTGGTGCACAACATGATGAGAAGCCATGGAAACAACAAGAAAAAAGCAGCTTAGTGTTTACGGCCAAAACGCCAAAAAACACCAAGATGATCTCGTGCTTCAATACATGCCAGCGGTGCGCGCGATGGCTTTTCGCCTGAAAGAACGTTTGCCTTCGTCGGTGGATGTAAATGACCTCATTTCTGTAGGGACTGAAGAGATGATTAAGCTCTCTCGCCGTTACGACAAAGAGCAAAATGACTCCTTTTGGGGATATGGAAAAAAGCGTGTGTATGGATCGATGCTAGATTATTTGCGCTCTTTAGATGTCATGAGTCGCTCAAACCGAAAACTTCTTAAGGCGATTGACCACGAAATAGACATTCACTATAATACCCACGGAGAAGAGCCAGATAATGTGACCCTTGCGACAATCTTGGGGGAAGAAGTGGAAAAAATAGAAGAAGCCAGAAATGCTTTCATGGTGGCAACCACTTTGCCTATCAATGAGCAAATGGCTATTTTTTCCCAAGAAGAAACCGAGTCTATCGTCGAAAAAGACCAGCTTATCGAGGTGGTGCAAAGTCTCTTGGCAGGCTTTAAGGAAAGGGAACAATTGATTATTCAACTCTACTACTTTGAAGAGTTAAACCTCAAAGAAATTAGTGCAATTTTAGATATTACTGAATCGCGTATTTCACAGATTCACAAAAAACTCATGCGAAAACTTCGCGACGCGTTGGAGGGCAATCATGGCTGATATTTTAAGTCAAGAAGAGATTGATGCCCTTTTAGAAGTCGTTGACGAAGAAGGAGATGCCGACTTAATTGCCAGCGGGAGTGAGCCAGAAGATAACCGGCAAGTTATTTTGTATGATTTTAAACGCCCTAACCGTGTCTCTAAAGAACAGTTGCGCGCGGTCAAAGGGATTCACGACAAGATGGCGCGAAACTTGGCCTCCCAAATCTCTTCCATTATGCGCAGTATTGTTGAGATTCAGCTTCACTCCGTTGACCAGATGACCTATGGGGAATTTTTGATGAGTTTACCCAGTCCGACAAGCTTTAACGTGTTTTCCATCAAGCCACTTGATGGTAATTGCATCATTGAAATCAATCCTTCTATTGCTTTTCCGATGATTGATAGGCTACTAGGAGGAGGTGGAGAGTCGTACGAGTCTACGCGCGAACTGACTGACATAGAGCTGAACCTTTTGGACGCAATTTTGCGTATCGTGATGCAACGGCTCAAAGAAGGATGGGCGCCCATTACGGACATGTACCCTAATGTGGAGTCTAAAGAGTCTAGTCCCAATGTGGTGCAAATTGTTTCGCAAAATGAGATTGTTATCATGGTGGTGATGGAAATCATCATCGGGAATTCCAGCGGGATGATCAACCTGTGTTATCCTGTTATTTACCTTGAACCTATTCTTTCGCGTTTAGCTAATCGAGACATCATGCTTGGGGAAACCTCGGCCAAGAAAAGCCGTAACAAAGAACTTAAAACCCTTGTGGGGCGTGCTGAAGTGTTTGGCGAAGCCTTGTTGGGTCGCACGATTATGAGCGTGGGGGAGTTGTTAGAATTGCAAGAGGGTGACATCTTAAGGCTTGACCGACCAGCGGATGATCATGCGGTGGTAACCATTGACCGAAAGGATATTTTCTTGGCAGAAATTGGGCTACACCGGTTTCGAAAATCCATCAAAGTAAAAGAGCTTATCCGAACCGATAGAGATGAGATTAAGACCTTGTTAGAAGAGTACGAACAGAGCAGGCGGGCCAAAGTGTCCTCCTACGATTCCGAGGAGGCAGTGAATGAATGAGTTTATAGCGCTATTGGGCCAAGAGTTAGTCTCGACCGTTGAGGGATTGACGGGGCAAACCCCCACCTTGGAACTTGTTGATACTGCCGATGTAAATAAAAACACCTCTGTTGTGCCTCCTATGGCCATTGCTAAAATAGCTGTGAGTGGTGCGACAGAGGGAAGCATGAAAGTTGCCATTGCTCCTGGGCTTGCCACGGGAATTGGTGCTTTGATGATGGGAGAAGAGGAGGCTGTTGGCAAAGAGGAGATGGACGAGGATGACTTGGACGCCACCAAAGAGATAGTCTCTAATGTCCTGGGGTCTTTTTCGACAGCACTTGGTGGCCAAAAAGCGCTTCCAA contains these protein-coding regions:
- a CDS encoding RNA polymerase sigma factor FliA, which codes for METTRKKQLSVYGQNAKKHQDDLVLQYMPAVRAMAFRLKERLPSSVDVNDLISVGTEEMIKLSRRYDKEQNDSFWGYGKKRVYGSMLDYLRSLDVMSRSNRKLLKAIDHEIDIHYNTHGEEPDNVTLATILGEEVEKIEEARNAFMVATTLPINEQMAIFSQEETESIVEKDQLIEVVQSLLAGFKEREQLIIQLYYFEELNLKEISAILDITESRISQIHKKLMRKLRDALEGNHG
- the fliM gene encoding flagellar motor switch protein FliM yields the protein MADILSQEEIDALLEVVDEEGDADLIASGSEPEDNRQVILYDFKRPNRVSKEQLRAVKGIHDKMARNLASQISSIMRSIVEIQLHSVDQMTYGEFLMSLPSPTSFNVFSIKPLDGNCIIEINPSIAFPMIDRLLGGGGESYESTRELTDIELNLLDAILRIVMQRLKEGWAPITDMYPNVESKESSPNVVQIVSQNEIVIMVVMEIIIGNSSGMINLCYPVIYLEPILSRLANRDIMLGETSAKKSRNKELKTLVGRAEVFGEALLGRTIMSVGELLELQEGDILRLDRPADDHAVVTIDRKDIFLAEIGLHRFRKSIKVKELIRTDRDEIKTLLEEYEQSRRAKVSSYDSEEAVNE